The following are encoded in a window of Spea bombifrons isolate aSpeBom1 chromosome 2, aSpeBom1.2.pri, whole genome shotgun sequence genomic DNA:
- the GSTM4 gene encoding glutathione S-transferase Mu 4, with protein sequence MLILGYWDIRGLAHAIRLLLEYTETPYEDKLYVTGDAPDYDRSQWLDGKETLGLDFPNLPYLLDGDVKLTQSNTILRYIASKHGMCGETEKEKINISLLENQAMDFRMGLVRIAYDPQFETLKGSYLENLPVALGRFSRFLGGRSWFAADKITFVDFVMYDVLDQHRMLEPTCLQHFQNLQDFLNRFEALPTIASYMKSPRFMKTPINNRMASWGNKK encoded by the exons ATGTTGATACTAGGATATTGGGACATCCGAGGG CTGGCTCATGCTATCCGTCTTCTGCTGGAATATACCGAGACTCCCTATGAAGACAAACTGTATGTCACAGGGGACG CACCGGATTATGACAGGAGTCAGTGGTTGGATGGAAAGGAGACTTTAGGCCTGGACTTCCCTAAT CTACCGTATCTGTTGGATGGAGATGTCAAACTGACTCAGAGTAACACAATCCTGCGCTATATTGCAAGCAAGCATGGAATGT GCGGTGAAACTGAAAAAGAGAAGATAAATATCTCCCTGCTCGAAAACCAAGCCATGGATTTTCGGATGGGTCTAGTTCGAATTGCTTATGACCCCCAATTT GAAACACTGAAGGGCTCGTACCTTGAAAATTTGCCTGTTGCCCTTGGCCGTTTTTCTCGCTTCCTTGGAGGCAGGTCTTGGTTCGCAGCAGATAAG ATTACCTTTGTTGACTTTGTGATGTATGATGTTCTGGATCAGCACAGAATGCTGGAACCTACTTGTTTGCAACACTTCCAGAACCTTCAAGATTTCTTGAACCGATTTGAA GCTCTTCCTACTATTGCTTCATACATGAAGTCACCACGGTTTATGAAGACTCCTATAAACAATCGAATGGCATCATGGGGCAATAAGAAATAA
- the LOC128472465 gene encoding glutathione S-transferase Mu 5-like: MLILGYWDIRGLAHAIRLLLEYTETPYEDKLYVTGDAPDYDRSQWLDGKETLGLDFPNLPYLLDGDVKLTQSNTILRYIASKHGMCGETEKEKINMSLLENQAMDFRMGLVRIAYDPQFETLKGSYLENLPVALGRFSRFLGGRSWFAADKITFVDFVMYDVLDQHRMLEPTCLQHFQNLQDFLNRFEALPTIASYMKSPRFMKTPINNRMASWGNKK; this comes from the exons ATGTTGATACTAGGATATTGGGACATCCGAGGG ctgGCTCATGCTATCCGTCTTCTGCTGGAATATACCGAGACTCCCTATGAAGACAAACTGTATGTCACAGGGGACG CACCGGATTATGACAGGAGTCAGTGGTTGGATGGAAAGGAGACTTTAGGCCTGGACTTCCCTAAT CTACCGTATCTGTTGGATGGAGATGTCAAACTGACTCAGAGTAACACAATCCTGCGCTATATTGCAAGCAAGCATGGAATGT GCGGTGAAACTGAAAAAGAGAAGATAAATATGTCCCTGCTCGAAAACCAAGCCATGGATTTTCGGATGGGTCTAGTTCGAATTGCTTATGACCCCCAATTT GAAACACTGAAGGGCTCGTACCTTGAAAATTTGCCTGTTGCCCTTGGCCGTTTTTCTCGCTTCCTTGGAGGCAGGTCTTGGTTCGCAGCAGATAAG ATTACCTTTGTTGACTTTGTGATGTATGATGTTCTGGATCAGCACAGAATGCTGGAACCTACTTGTTTGCAACACTTTCAGAACCTTCAAGATTTCTTGAACCGATTTGAA GCTCTTCCTACTATTGCTTCATACATGAAGTCACCACGGTTTATGAAGACTCCTATAAACAATCGAATGGCATCATGGGGCAATAAGAAATAA